The Candidatus Bathyarchaeia archaeon genome contains a region encoding:
- the feoB gene encoding ferrous iron transport protein B, with the protein MSGKKLRIALAGNANVGKSVIFNQLTGLHQHIGNWPGKTVERAEGTLHFKGYTIDVIDLPGIYSLSTLSLEEVISREYIIMEKPDLVINVVDASILERNLFFTLQLIELGAPLIIALNQIDVAERKGIKIDYKRLEEILQVPVVPTVAIRGKGLHELLEKAIETIEKGFSNQITIRYGEEVEERIQRLEGVLKNIGLKYPIRWVAIKLLEGDEYIEEEIREIKPEIPDLARSLAEEIERIHGHPCPTVITSERYEVAGRIAREVQRILPSIKPSLGERIHNITTHKIMGYLIMVLVVFGVLLTIFGFGGYLSNVLSDLLYGFEPLFESILGFGPLKDIIWGGLIEGIIANITIALPYIIPFYLILYILEDSGYLARIAFLMDTLMHKIGLHGKAFIPLMLGYGCSVPACLGCRIMETERERLIAGFVVTLIPCAARTVVIMGLVGTYLGIGWALTLYIVDLMIVLILGRLAFKILPGEPTALIMEMPDYRLPHLKTAIKQTWFRLEEFLKISFPLVIVSGMLIRIMEISGVLETISYILSPVTVSWLGLPEISGVLLIFGVLRKELTLVLLETLLGTTNFQSALRPIQMFTFTLVVILYVPCIATIASCVKEFRWRKALAITITEILFAILVGGLAYRILLILNLLE; encoded by the coding sequence GTGAGTGGGAAAAAACTTAGGATTGCTTTGGCTGGAAATGCAAATGTTGGGAAATCTGTGATATTTAATCAATTAACTGGTTTGCATCAGCATATTGGAAATTGGCCTGGGAAAACTGTTGAGAGGGCTGAGGGAACCCTTCATTTCAAGGGCTATACAATTGATGTTATTGATTTGCCAGGCATATACTCTCTATCAACATTATCACTTGAAGAGGTTATCTCTAGAGAATACATAATTATGGAGAAGCCCGATCTAGTAATAAATGTTGTAGACGCATCTATTCTCGAGAGAAATCTCTTTTTCACACTTCAACTTATTGAGCTTGGAGCGCCGCTGATCATAGCGTTAAACCAAATTGATGTGGCTGAAAGGAAAGGGATAAAGATAGATTATAAGAGACTTGAGGAAATACTGCAAGTGCCGGTTGTTCCTACAGTTGCTATAAGGGGGAAAGGTTTACATGAGCTGCTTGAGAAGGCTATTGAAACTATTGAAAAAGGCTTCTCAAATCAGATAACAATAAGATATGGTGAGGAAGTCGAGGAAAGGATACAACGATTGGAGGGTGTCCTCAAAAATATCGGCCTTAAATATCCGATTAGATGGGTTGCGATAAAACTTCTTGAGGGGGACGAGTATATTGAGGAGGAAATAAGGGAGATAAAACCGGAGATTCCGGATTTAGCTAGAAGTTTAGCTGAGGAAATCGAGAGAATACATGGGCATCCATGTCCAACAGTAATAACCTCCGAGCGTTATGAAGTGGCTGGCAGGATAGCGAGGGAGGTTCAGAGAATTCTTCCAAGCATAAAGCCCTCATTAGGCGAAAGGATACATAATATAACAACCCATAAAATCATGGGTTACCTAATAATGGTTCTCGTTGTTTTTGGCGTTCTTCTGACAATTTTCGGTTTTGGTGGCTATCTTTCTAATGTGCTTAGTGATTTGCTTTATGGATTTGAGCCCTTGTTTGAGTCTATTCTCGGTTTTGGCCCTCTTAAGGATATTATTTGGGGTGGACTCATTGAGGGGATTATAGCGAATATCACTATAGCGTTACCATATATTATTCCATTTTATTTGATACTTTATATCTTAGAAGACTCTGGATATTTGGCTAGGATAGCATTTCTCATGGATACATTAATGCATAAGATAGGTTTACATGGCAAGGCTTTTATCCCATTAATGCTTGGGTATGGATGCAGTGTTCCAGCTTGTTTGGGTTGTAGAATAATGGAGACCGAGAGGGAAAGGCTTATAGCTGGATTTGTTGTCACATTAATACCGTGTGCCGCAAGAACTGTAGTGATTATGGGACTTGTTGGAACATATCTTGGAATAGGGTGGGCGCTGACACTATATATAGTAGACTTAATGATTGTCCTTATTCTCGGGAGGTTGGCATTTAAGATACTGCCAGGCGAGCCGACAGCATTGATAATGGAGATGCCGGATTACAGGCTTCCACACCTAAAAACAGCTATTAAGCAGACATGGTTTAGACTTGAAGAGTTCCTCAAAATATCATTTCCACTTGTAATTGTGAGCGGAATGTTGATTAGGATCATGGAGATATCTGGCGTCTTGGAAACAATTTCGTATATTTTAAGTCCAGTAACTGTTAGCTGGCTTGGTTTGCCGGAGATATCTGGTGTACTATTAATCTTTGGAGTTTTAAGAAAAGAGTTAACATTGGTTTTGCTTGAAACATTACTTGGGACAACAAACTTTCAATCGGCTTTAAGACCAATACAAATGTTCACATTTACCTTAGTAGTAATACTTTATGTCCCCTGTATTGCAACTATAGCATCATGCGTGAAAGAGTTTAGATGGAGAAAAGCTTTGGCAATTACAATTACTGAAATTTTATTTGCAATCCTCGTGGGCGGATTAGCTTACAGAATATTATTAATATTGAATTTATTGGAGTAA
- a CDS encoding ABC transporter substrate-binding protein: MVVIILLASFLLTSASSKIMAQEPKILRRTIIYTLPYVVSFNPWASGNILLIEWMWGYLTVTPLFYFVTNKQIYIPALAKKATFNPEEMYAEIELWGDIYWVHGGELVRPVDARDVWTHYTIYWKIMRNYVPYLEEVEIVDDFTVRFYFSKVYRSWVLESPYADNPERKEFYNYTSFFYYYSVFSIFGWHLQITSPYEVFGRYAEMVKDIPADKVPEVFDLTQLQDEIRAVQVDAPWCNGPFWLDATTLTPAGMILRKNPGWRYANEIPWDEIRYTFVGSEEALISEIIQGNDLIGMPGFPVEMIAMIQEESEDIKVIYAWNFEVHGLVFNINRYPYNITEFRQALAMLIDRVESANAHPPLCVPYTDYPTSISSTVFFPDWIVENLRNWTYNPTEAYNLLERAGFYRGSDGYWRTPDGREVKIEFLITTAYGVIWQALGLNIISQLETHGIKGELVVVDLSVYWTRVGAGDYDVLVTWSASGYESLCMLPDGLWGMLYGVAPTAVMLNWTWPVPLPNGTTIYVCPNYEREIVVSAVPGTDKWMDAIAKVTWWYNYYLPTVSLWAVRRAFHFNIKEINIFDYLGEPVSWFEIAGSRFPYYDRSSAVFISWIYPTNYWIAFGLIQPPTRPQWPPTGPIKLPWELLPPEVQEGIFDIVEFLSIIEVPPQLLRLAKYLPMRTVTKTATVTTATTVTTATTVTTATTVTTATTVTREVPTMDIASVAGAGIVALIVGVAAGWFIGSRKKTA, from the coding sequence ATGGTAGTAATAATTTTGCTAGCATCTTTCCTCCTAACATCGGCTTCAAGCAAGATTATGGCTCAAGAACCAAAAATACTGCGTAGAACAATAATATATACTCTCCCATACGTCGTCAGCTTTAATCCATGGGCCTCTGGCAACATTTTGTTAATAGAGTGGATGTGGGGATATCTTACAGTAACACCATTATTCTATTTTGTGACAAATAAGCAGATTTACATTCCTGCTCTAGCTAAGAAAGCAACATTTAATCCTGAGGAAATGTATGCTGAAATAGAACTTTGGGGAGATATTTACTGGGTTCATGGAGGGGAATTAGTTAGGCCTGTGGATGCTAGAGATGTTTGGACCCATTATACCATTTACTGGAAGATTATGAGGAATTATGTTCCGTATTTAGAAGAGGTCGAAATCGTTGACGATTTTACGGTAAGATTCTATTTCAGCAAGGTGTATCGATCATGGGTTTTAGAGAGTCCGTATGCGGATAATCCTGAAAGGAAAGAATTCTATAATTATACATCGTTCTTTTATTACTACTCCGTCTTCTCGATATTTGGCTGGCATCTGCAGATCACATCACCCTATGAAGTATTCGGGCGATATGCTGAAATGGTTAAAGATATACCTGCCGATAAGGTTCCTGAAGTATTTGATCTAACACAATTACAAGATGAGATTAGAGCAGTTCAAGTAGATGCACCATGGTGTAATGGCCCCTTCTGGCTAGATGCCACTACTTTAACTCCTGCGGGAATGATTCTAAGAAAGAATCCTGGCTGGAGATATGCCAATGAAATCCCATGGGATGAGATACGCTATACCTTTGTAGGTTCAGAGGAAGCTTTAATAAGCGAAATTATTCAAGGCAATGATCTAATCGGTATGCCTGGGTTCCCAGTTGAAATGATTGCGATGATACAGGAGGAATCTGAGGATATAAAGGTTATTTATGCATGGAACTTTGAGGTTCACGGTCTAGTATTCAATATTAATAGATATCCATATAATATTACAGAGTTTAGGCAGGCATTAGCGATGCTAATAGATAGAGTAGAATCTGCTAATGCCCATCCGCCACTATGTGTGCCATATACCGATTATCCAACATCCATATCGAGTACCGTGTTCTTCCCAGATTGGATAGTTGAAAACTTGCGTAATTGGACATACAATCCAACAGAGGCATATAATTTACTAGAGAGAGCTGGGTTCTATAGGGGTAGTGATGGCTATTGGCGTACACCCGACGGGCGAGAAGTCAAAATCGAGTTCTTAATAACTACGGCATATGGTGTAATCTGGCAGGCGCTAGGACTAAATATTATTTCACAATTGGAGACGCATGGTATTAAGGGCGAATTAGTTGTTGTGGATCTCTCCGTTTACTGGACAAGGGTGGGAGCGGGAGATTATGATGTTCTGGTTACTTGGTCTGCCTCGGGCTATGAATCATTATGTATGTTGCCGGATGGTTTGTGGGGAATGCTCTATGGTGTGGCTCCCACCGCAGTAATGCTTAATTGGACATGGCCTGTTCCATTACCTAATGGAACAACCATATATGTATGTCCAAATTATGAGCGTGAGATCGTAGTATCAGCTGTACCTGGCACCGATAAATGGATGGATGCGATAGCCAAGGTAACGTGGTGGTATAATTACTACTTGCCGACAGTCTCTTTATGGGCAGTTAGAAGAGCCTTCCACTTCAATATAAAGGAGATAAATATATTCGATTATCTAGGCGAGCCGGTAAGCTGGTTTGAAATAGCTGGATCAAGATTTCCATACTATGATAGATCAAGCGCAGTATTTATTTCATGGATCTATCCAACAAATTATTGGATTGCATTTGGATTAATACAACCGCCAACAAGACCGCAATGGCCGCCTACAGGACCTATTAAACTACCATGGGAATTACTGCCGCCAGAGGTCCAAGAAGGCATTTTTGACATTGTAGAGTTCCTCTCTATTATTGAAGTACCTCCACAACTCTTACGATTAGCGAAGTACCTGCCCATGCGAACAGTAACTAAAACCGCAACTGTGACGACTGCTACAACTGTGACGACTGCTACAACTGTGACGACTGCTACAACTGTGACGACTGCTACAACTGTGACGAGAGAAGTTCCTACAATGGATATCGCTAGTGTTGCTGGCGCGGGTATAGTGGCGCTGATTGTTGGTGTGGCGGCAGGATGGTTTATAGGCTCGAGAAAGAAAACAGCATAA
- a CDS encoding metal ABC transporter substrate-binding protein, producing MSNKVSKIFLALLLALTSSTIGLHIKPSLAEEKPVIVCTTNVLGSIVKDFMGENASITVLVNPSLCPADYDMKPGDIYALSIAKIFFYHDIPGEKPWLEKLINASGNENLKKIRVPGTYNTPEGAKNCIRVIGGNLSEILSIDLSNKIEEMLAEIDRVTNEIRNKAQSLGVSSINVICMKWQKTFVEWVGFRVIATFDPPETLSVSDIENLVNAARNNNVALIIDNLQVSTEFGASIASETGAVHVILTNFPGAIPETENLAEMFRYNAERLFDGLMRWRIIRETETLKAENENLKNQVTIYQGLFVAMAVLAIAESIILIVRRKTF from the coding sequence ATGAGTAACAAAGTATCTAAGATATTTCTGGCGTTACTCCTAGCATTGACTTCTTCAACCATTGGGTTACATATTAAGCCATCCCTAGCGGAGGAGAAGCCAGTAATTGTGTGCACAACAAATGTCTTAGGCTCAATAGTTAAGGATTTCATGGGGGAGAATGCTTCTATAACTGTTCTCGTGAACCCAAGCCTATGCCCAGCCGACTATGATATGAAACCAGGGGACATTTATGCCCTCAGTATAGCAAAAATATTCTTTTATCATGATATACCCGGGGAGAAACCTTGGCTAGAGAAGTTAATAAATGCTTCCGGAAACGAAAACCTCAAGAAAATTAGGGTTCCAGGAACGTATAATACTCCTGAGGGCGCCAAAAACTGTATAAGAGTAATTGGTGGAAATCTAAGTGAAATCCTATCGATTGACTTAAGTAATAAAATAGAGGAAATGCTAGCTGAAATAGATAGAGTTACAAATGAAATACGTAACAAGGCTCAATCCCTAGGAGTTAGCAGTATTAATGTGATATGTATGAAATGGCAGAAGACTTTCGTCGAATGGGTTGGCTTTAGAGTTATTGCCACCTTTGATCCGCCTGAAACCCTCTCGGTGAGCGATATAGAAAACCTGGTTAATGCAGCACGCAACAATAATGTTGCACTGATAATTGATAATCTTCAGGTTAGCACAGAGTTCGGCGCCTCAATAGCCTCAGAAACTGGAGCAGTACATGTTATTCTAACAAACTTTCCAGGAGCTATACCTGAAACTGAGAATTTAGCGGAAATGTTCCGCTATAATGCTGAACGCCTCTTTGATGGACTAATGAGGTGGAGGATTATAAGGGAAACAGAAACCCTTAAAGCTGAGAATGAGAACCTAAAAAACCAAGTAACAATATATCAAGGCCTCTTTGTAGCTATGGCGGTGCTGGCCATAGCGGAGTCCATAATATTAATTGTAAGGAGAAAAACTTTTTAA
- the nikR gene encoding nickel-responsive transcriptional regulator NikR, with product MESRSGIVRFSVSLPPKLVEEFDFVWKSIGYENRSKAVHDAMRAFISEFKWTHEEEEHVAGAVLILYYLDKPKLLEKILGIQHKFRSIISSTTHIHLEEDKCLEIIAVNGSVKDIRKLSQELMAKKGVKQVKVAVMAP from the coding sequence ATGGAGAGCAGATCTGGCATCGTACGCTTTAGCGTATCGTTGCCACCAAAACTTGTTGAAGAGTTTGATTTTGTCTGGAAGAGCATAGGTTACGAGAATCGTTCTAAAGCCGTCCATGATGCTATGCGAGCCTTTATAAGCGAATTTAAGTGGACGCATGAGGAAGAAGAGCATGTGGCTGGCGCCGTACTCATCTTGTATTATTTAGATAAGCCAAAGCTTCTAGAAAAAATTCTGGGTATTCAACATAAATTTAGGAGTATAATATCTTCCACTACACATATACACTTAGAGGAGGATAAATGCCTAGAGATAATCGCGGTTAATGGAAGTGTTAAGGATATAAGGAAATTGTCTCAAGAATTAATGGCTAAGAAGGGCGTTAAACAAGTTAAGGTTGCGGTTATGGCGCCCTAA
- a CDS encoding ABC transporter ATP-binding protein produces MRAIELREVSTVYEGERRPAIKDINLTIEVGEIVYVIGPNAAGKTTLLETINGLLPISRGQALVFNMDVQKNGWKIRREIGYVPQDFIAELGEPYTALDVVLMGRFGKIGVINKPTREDKTRAIESMRLLGIEDLANKPIGKLSGGQQQKVMIARALAKEPKILLMDEPFSNLDSESRGRVLEIINCLNKERNVTVMIVTHDLRQILNSSHRIIVMNNGKIIADGDFKSVFNVAKEILPHKFR; encoded by the coding sequence GTGAGAGCGATTGAGCTAAGAGAAGTCTCAACAGTTTATGAGGGCGAGAGGAGACCAGCAATTAAAGATATTAATCTTACCATAGAAGTAGGTGAAATCGTTTATGTTATAGGTCCAAATGCTGCTGGAAAAACAACTCTTCTTGAAACAATAAATGGGTTGCTGCCGATCTCTAGGGGACAAGCCCTAGTTTTTAACATGGATGTACAGAAGAATGGATGGAAGATTAGACGGGAAATAGGCTATGTGCCGCAGGATTTCATAGCTGAGCTAGGGGAGCCATATACCGCTTTAGATGTCGTCTTAATGGGCCGATTTGGCAAGATTGGGGTTATAAATAAACCTACTAGGGAGGATAAAACGAGGGCGATTGAATCCATGAGACTCTTAGGCATTGAGGACTTAGCTAATAAACCTATCGGAAAGCTTTCTGGTGGACAACAACAAAAGGTCATGATTGCTAGAGCCTTAGCTAAGGAGCCGAAGATTCTTTTAATGGATGAGCCCTTCAGCAATTTAGATTCCGAATCTAGAGGAAGGGTTTTAGAGATCATTAATTGTTTAAATAAAGAGCGGAATGTAACTGTTATGATAGTTACGCATGATTTAAGGCAGATTTTAAATTCAAGCCATAGAATAATAGTCATGAATAATGGTAAAATAATTGCTGACGGTGATTTTAAAAGCGTATTTAATGTTGCTAAGGAGATTCTTCCCCACAAATTTAGGTGA
- a CDS encoding FeoA family protein encodes MRVPLTALKEGETGVIVSIEAGSGRGRCCGKGFHKRLIDMGLTPGTEIAVVKSAPFNGPIEIYVRGFRLALGRGMAERIIVEARR; translated from the coding sequence TTGAGGGTACCCTTGACGGCGCTAAAAGAGGGGGAAACTGGTGTGATTGTGTCGATAGAGGCTGGTTCTGGACGTGGAAGATGCTGTGGGAAGGGTTTTCATAAAAGGCTTATAGATATGGGTCTAACTCCTGGCACGGAGATTGCAGTAGTTAAATCAGCGCCCTTTAATGGTCCCATTGAAATCTACGTTAGAGGTTTTAGGCTTGCGCTTGGCAGAGGTATGGCTGAAAGGATTATTGTGGAGGCACGTAGGTGA
- a CDS encoding hydrolase gives MPFTPFHLGLGLGLGLPLKRYLHAPTFLLANIILDVEPLLVICFRLEYPLHGYLHTFLLALPPGLILGYFAFLLERFLHLLYRFFLLEASDRLSLKSFLFGGTSGTGFHVLLDAPLYSDIKPFYPIIINPLYNPSLVLEIYSLCVWVGILGIAYYFGLTAFSIYRKLSKTKVKFN, from the coding sequence ATGCCTTTTACTCCTTTTCATTTGGGTTTAGGGTTAGGACTAGGTTTACCCTTAAAGAGATACCTTCACGCTCCAACATTTCTATTGGCAAATATTATTCTTGATGTTGAGCCTCTTTTAGTAATTTGTTTTAGACTCGAATATCCTTTACATGGATATCTACATACTTTCTTACTGGCTCTACCGCCAGGCTTAATATTAGGCTATTTTGCTTTTCTGCTTGAAAGATTTTTACATCTGCTTTACAGGTTTTTCCTGCTCGAAGCATCTGACAGATTAAGCCTAAAATCCTTTCTTTTTGGAGGCACCTCAGGGACGGGGTTTCATGTTTTATTAGATGCACCGCTTTATAGCGATATAAAACCCTTCTATCCAATAATAATAAACCCTCTATACAATCCAAGTCTTGTATTAGAAATCTACAGTTTATGTGTTTGGGTGGGGATCCTCGGAATAGCGTACTATTTCGGATTAACAGCATTCTCAATTTACCGAAAACTCTCAAAAACCAAGGTTAAATTTAACTAG
- a CDS encoding metal ABC transporter permease: MMWLQYAIFQRAIIGCIVTGLLMGLISTFVVRMRLTAIGYSMSHSAFAGAALGVALSMNPLITAMVFSAVTALLIGPAADKARLPIDTITSIAFSLNMALAFIFLTLSPQVGLSSEVASIIWGSIVAITNNDLIYLEILFLTTLTLIYLFWKELFAIMFDRRMAEADGINTKPFIYSIIFIIGIVVALSLKLIGGILVYSLLFNPASSTLQFLHDMKKVVILSPIIGMLSCVSGFLMSLIFDVPVGACIALISTLIFAISVALSPKRRRVIV; encoded by the coding sequence ATGATGTGGCTTCAATATGCAATCTTCCAGAGGGCAATAATAGGATGTATAGTAACTGGATTACTCATGGGGCTTATAAGCACATTTGTTGTGAGAATGAGACTTACAGCGATAGGATATTCAATGTCACATAGCGCATTTGCTGGGGCAGCATTAGGCGTAGCCCTTTCAATGAACCCATTAATTACAGCAATGGTTTTCTCGGCTGTGACGGCATTACTTATAGGTCCAGCTGCGGATAAAGCCAGATTACCCATTGACACCATAACTAGTATAGCATTCTCGCTTAACATGGCTTTAGCATTCATCTTCTTAACACTCTCACCTCAAGTTGGCTTATCAAGCGAAGTTGCAAGCATTATATGGGGGAGCATAGTTGCTATAACTAATAATGATCTAATATATCTAGAGATACTGTTCCTTACAACCCTGACCCTAATATACCTCTTCTGGAAAGAGCTTTTCGCAATAATGTTTGATAGAAGGATGGCTGAAGCCGATGGAATAAATACAAAACCCTTCATTTACTCCATAATTTTCATTATTGGGATAGTTGTGGCACTCTCACTAAAACTTATTGGTGGAATACTTGTCTACTCACTTCTATTTAACCCAGCCTCCTCAACCTTACAGTTTTTACATGATATGAAAAAAGTGGTAATTTTATCGCCGATTATTGGAATGCTATCATGCGTATCTGGTTTTCTCATGTCCCTTATATTTGATGTGCCCGTTGGCGCATGCATAGCCTTAATCTCAACCCTAATATTTGCTATTTCGGTTGCTCTCTCACCAAAAAGGAGGAGGGTGATAGTATGA
- a CDS encoding metal-dependent transcriptional regulator, translated as MKISDIIEEYLEAVYRLQERDGVARTSDLVAMLNVAPGTVTNTVERLEKNLLVIHVPYRGVKLTEEGRKIALNVIRKHRLLECLLMDFLEIGWDKVHRIACNLEHWINGEVTRKIECVLGYPKTCPHGNPIPNESGEIVDEETYPLSKFNVGEKGIITRIIEENEEFLQYLTKIGAMPKRSITVIDKAPSGDPITIKVNDKTQALSCKTASLIMIRKC; from the coding sequence ATGAAAATCTCTGATATAATTGAAGAATATCTTGAAGCTGTTTATAGGCTTCAGGAACGTGATGGTGTTGCTCGAACAAGTGATTTAGTTGCCATGCTAAATGTTGCGCCAGGAACAGTAACCAATACTGTTGAGAGACTTGAAAAGAATTTACTTGTAATTCATGTGCCCTATAGGGGTGTTAAATTAACTGAGGAGGGGCGTAAAATAGCCTTAAATGTTATTAGAAAACACAGGCTCCTGGAATGTCTCTTAATGGATTTTTTGGAGATCGGATGGGATAAGGTTCATAGAATAGCGTGTAATCTTGAGCATTGGATAAATGGGGAGGTTACTAGAAAGATTGAGTGTGTTCTTGGTTATCCTAAGACTTGCCCACATGGGAATCCAATCCCAAATGAGAGTGGGGAAATAGTAGATGAAGAGACATATCCCCTCAGTAAATTCAATGTTGGGGAAAAAGGAATTATTACGAGAATAATTGAGGAAAATGAAGAATTTCTGCAGTATCTTACCAAAATTGGGGCAATGCCGAAGAGAAGCATTACGGTTATTGATAAAGCTCCCTCAGGTGACCCAATAACCATTAAGGTTAATGATAAAACCCAAGCTCTAAGCTGCAAGACTGCTTCACTTATAATGATCAGAAAATGTTAA